From one Aptenodytes patagonicus chromosome 16, bAptPat1.pri.cur, whole genome shotgun sequence genomic stretch:
- the LOC143168034 gene encoding uncharacterized protein LOC143168034: MSRLLPLLLLAALGCAAKPKRRPAAWDDGADAKRAPAKGCANLTLVLDNWKFAITSQMRNLLLFDHQTVLPDYGRIRSLSGALDDLYRDFSALKEQLGRLSARFAEVEAFVDQLSRTRGPAAAPPRRRGLPQPRPPAVAAPRSSIGPGTQGGTARRAPA; this comes from the exons ATGTCGCGACttctccccctcctgctccttgCGGCTCTGGGCTGCGCCGCCAAGCCGAAGCGGCGGCCGGCGGCGTGGGATGACGGAGCAGATG CCAAGAGGGCACCGGCGAAGGGCTGCGCCAACCTGACGCTGGTCCTGGACAACTGGAAGTTCGCCATCACCTCCCAGATGAGGAACCTGCTGCTGTTCGACCACCAGACCGTGCTGCCCGACTACGGGAG GATCCGGTCGCTGTCGGGGGCCCTGGACGATCTGTACCGGGACTTCAGCGCCCTGAAGGAGCAGCTGGGGCGGCTGTCGGCACGCTTCGCTGAGGTGGAGGCCTTCGTGGACCAGCTGAGCCGgacccgcggccccgccgccgcccccccgcgccgccgggggctgccccagccccgaCCCCCCGCAGTAGCCGCCCCACGCTCCAGCATCGGCCCCGGCACCCAGGGGGGCACAGCACGGCGGGCACCAGCTTGA